Proteins encoded within one genomic window of Fragaria vesca subsp. vesca linkage group LG1, FraVesHawaii_1.0, whole genome shotgun sequence:
- the LOC101314407 gene encoding uncharacterized protein LOC101314407: protein MSETRPVPRRESPWGTPEGDHRQPKAHRCNDRAEDVIQACFEGNPFKTVPGPFKLFYQCMRSKPGEEPTEPYTYLQLDPPTKEVKLE from the exons ATGAGCGAGACTCGACCGGTGCCGAGAAGAGAGAGCCCATGGGGCACGCCGGAGGGAGACCATCGTCAGCCCAAGGCCCATCGCTGCAATGACCGAGCTGAGGACGTCATCCAA GCTTGTTTTGAGGGAAACCCCTTTAAGACAGTCCCAGGGCCATTCAAGCTCTTCTATCAATGCATGCGATCTAAACCTGG GGAGGAACCAACAGAGCCATATACATATTTGCAGCTCGATCCTCCCACAAAGGAGGTGAAACTTGAGTGA
- the LOC101314124 gene encoding septum-promoting GTP-binding protein 1-like, giving the protein MIQYTLRRRVHRRVLVLRRCIKHVMDRIITCCLGKPVHYRMLPISVMTPPSSSIASSPVDTPVPAVRRQKSLTVSSGRESVDSNLVSLKISLLGDSQIGKTSFLVKYVGDDDEKAEGEPQTTGLNFMDKTLRVRDARISYSIWEVGDDRKSQDNLHVACKDSVAILFMFDLTSRVTLNSIPTWYNRARKWNQTAIPILIGTKFDDFIQLPLDLQWAIASQARAYAKALNATLFFSSATYNINVNKIFKFITAKLFDLPWTVERNLTIGEPIIDF; this is encoded by the exons ATGATCCAGTACACCCTCCGGCGAAGAGTTCACCGTCGAGTTTTGGTTCTCCGGCGTTGCATTAAACACGTCATGGATAGGATTATTACGTGCTGTTTAGGAAAGCCGGTTCACTACCGCATGCTGCCGATCTCGGTTATGACTCCTCCTTCCAGCTCTATCGCTAGCAGCCCCGTCGACACACCTGTCCCGGCCGTCCGGCGTCAGAAGTCGTTGACGGTTAGCAGTGGTCGGGAAAGCGTAGACTCCAACCTCGTCTCCTTAAAGATTAGTCTGTTGGGGGATAGCCAAATCGGAAAAACAAGCTTTTTG GTAAAGTACGTAGGAGATGATGATGAGAAAGCAGAAGGAGAGCCACAGACCACAGGGTTAAATTTCATGGATAAAACTCTCAGGGTCAGAGACGCTCGGATTTCGTATAGTATTTGGGAAGTTGGAG ATGATAGGAAATCCCAGGACAATTTGCACGTTGCTTGCAAGGATTCCGTAGCAATTTTGTTCATGTTCGACTTGACAAGTCGGGTTACGTTGAATAG TATTCCAACATGGTATAACCGAGCCAGGAAATGGAATCAG ACGGCAATCCCAATATTGATAGGAACAAAATTCGATGACTTCATCCAGCTCCCATTAGATTTGCAATGGGCAATCGCAAGTCAG GCAAGAGCTTATGCAAAAGCACTCAACGCAACACTTTTCTTTTCGAGTGCAACCTACAACATAAATGTGAACAAGATCTTCAAATTCATCACAGCCAAGCTCTTTGACTTGCCGTGGACTGTCGAGCGAAATCTGACCATTGGAGAGCCGATTATTGATTTCTAG
- the LOC101314694 gene encoding homeobox-leucine zipper protein HDG2-like, which translates to MHTPGTIMRSVSAPNEADKPKIIELAVAAMEELIRMAQIGEPLWMNSIDGSTAVLNEDEYIRTFPREIVPNQSGFKCEASRESAVVIMNHNKLVEILMDENQWATVFSGIVSRATTLDVLSAGAEGNYNGAWQVMTAEFQVPSPLVPTRESYFVRYCKHHVDGTWAVVDVSLDKQLGYTSALKSCQRRPSGCLIQEMPNGYSKVTWVEHVRVDERRVHNLYKQLVNSGLAFGAKKWVATLDRQCERLARASATSIPTVEVYAITAEEGRKSMLKLAQRMVRSFCVGVSASTTHIWTTLSGTGADDVCVMTQKNAHDPGRPQGIVLTAATSFRLPVPPTRVFKFLCDKNSRNQRDILCNGGVVQEMAHIANGRDTGNCVSLLRINSADSRQSNMLILQESCTDHTASYVIYAPLDIVSVNTVLSGSDPDYVALLPSGCAILPEPETGGSMLTVAFQFLVDSVPTARLSQGSMAPAKILIVGTVEQMKASLSLDNEA; encoded by the exons ATGCATACTCCAGGAACCATCATGCGATCTGTAAGCGCACCTAATGAGGCAGATAAGCCAAAGATTATTGAGCTTGCAGTTGCAGCGATGGAGGAGCTGATCCGAATGGCTCAAATTGGCGAACCGTTGTGGATGAATAGCATTGATGGATCAACCGCTGTGCTCAATGAAGATGAGTACATTCGAACATTTCCTCGTGAAATTGTGCCAAACCAATCTGGATTCAAATGTGAAGCTTCGCGGGAGAGTGCTGTTGTCATCATGAACCACAATAAGCTTGTTGAGATTCTCATGGATGAG AATCAATGGGCAACTGTGTTTTCGGGGATTGTATCAAGGGCTACGACTCTGGATGTGCTATCAGCTGGAGCAGAAGGAAACTACAATGGAGCCTGGCAAGTG ATGACAGCAGAATTCCAAGTACCATCTCCATTGGTTCCAACTCGCGAGAGTTATTTTGTGAGGTACTGTAAGCATCATGTTGATGGCACTTGGGCAGTGGTTGATGTCTCCTTGGACAAGCAACTCGGCTATACTTCTGCTCTGAAATCCTGTCAAAGAAGACCTTCTGGTTGTCTCATCCAAGAAATGCCAAATGGATACTCAAAG GTTACTTGGGTTGAACATGTCCGAGTGGATGAAAGAAGAGTTCACAATCTGTACAAGCAGCTGGTTAACTCTGGCCTTGCATTCGGTGCGAAAAAATGGGTCGCCACCTTGGACCGCCAATGTGAGCGTCTCGCCAGAGCCTCGGCGACAAGCATCCCTACCGTTGAGGTGTATG CGATAACAGCTGAAGAAGGGAGGAAGAGCATGTTGAAGCTGGCCCAGAGAATGGTTAGAAGTTTCTGTGTTGGAGTGAGTGCATCTACAACTCATATATGGACGACGCTGTCTGGAACAGGTGCTGATGATGTTTGTGTGATGACCCAAAAGAATGCGCATGATCCAGGAAGGCCTCAGGGCATTGTGCTCACTGCTGCAACCTCATTCCGGCTTCCTGTCCCCCCGACAAGGGTCTTCAAGTTCCTTTGTGATAAGAACTCCCGAAATCAG AGGGATATCCTCTGCAATGGTGGCGTTGTGCAGGAAATGGCACACATAGCCAACGGACGTGACACTGGGAACTGCGTGTCACTACTTCGGATAAAT AGTGCCGATTCTAGGCAGAGCAACATGCTCATACTGCAGGAGAGCTGCACTGACCACACGGCATCATATGTAATCTATGCGCCTTTGGACATAGTTTCTGTGAACACCGTGCTTAGTGGCAGCGATCCTGACTACGTAGCCCTGCTGCCATCTGGGTGTGCTATACTCCCAGAACCTGAAACTGGAGGGTCCATGTTGACTGTGGCCTTCCAGTTTCTGGTGGATTCGGTTCCCACCGCGAGACTCTCTCAGGGGTCTATGGCACCAGCTAAGATCCTCATAGTTGGCACGGTGGAGCAGATGAAGGCCTCATTGTCCTTGGACAATGAAGCATGA
- the LOC101297966 gene encoding glutamate receptor 3.4-like yields the protein METFLTDICKGRTLLTLILCIWVPMEVMAQARNATVSSKRPSSLNFGALFTFNSAIGRSAKPAILAAIDEVNSDSSVLKGTKLKIIFHDTNCSGFLGTVEALQLIENDVVVAIGPQSSGISHVISHVVNELRVPLLSFGATDPSLSALQYPYFVRTTQSDYFQMYAIADMVEYFGWREVIAIFVDDDYGRNGISVLGDALAKKRSKIAYKAAFSPGAPLSDINDLLVGVNLLESRVYIVHVNPDSGLSIFSVAKDLGMMTSGYVWIATDWLPTHLDSLVPPDPDKMNLLQGVVAVRHHTPDTDLKKSFASKWNKLKHEGSPGFNSYALYAYDSVWLAARALDVFLNDGGTVSFSNDPKLKDTNTSALHLSSLRIFDEGQHYLQTILKMNFTGVSGQLQFDLDKNLIHPAYDILNIGGTGFRKIGYWSNSTSLSTTEPEILYEKSLNTSGSTPHLYSVIWPGETITTPRGWVFPNNGKPLRIAVPDRVSYKEFVSKDKSPPGVRGYCIDVFEAAINLLPYAVPRTYVLYGGGKRNPQYNDLVSQVALNNFDAAVGDVTITTNRTRMVDFTQPYMESGLVVVVPVKQVKTDTWAFLKPFTYQMWLVTGAFFLLVGAVVWILEHRINHEFRGPPRQQLMTIFWFSFSTMFFSHRENTVSTLGRLVLIIWLFVVLIINSSYTASLTSILTVQQLASRIEGIDSLISSNDPIGIQDGTFARKFLVDELNIAEARLVTLKTMEDYGKALQNGPKRGGVVAIVDELPYIELFMTSTKCAFRIVGQEFTKSGWGFAFQRDSPLAVDLSTAILQLSENGDLQKIRNKWLGSSECSMQPNEHDANRLSLTSFWGLFLICGIACAIALAVFFCRILCQYRRFSPEAIERDVEEIEPAPRSSRRSLRVTSFKDLMDFVDKKEEEIKHMLRRKSSDNKQEASPSTDGKSHSPS from the exons ATGGAGACCTTCTTGACCGATATATGCAAGGGAAGAACACTGCTTACATTGATCTTGTGTATTTGGGTGCCCATGGAAGTGATGGCTCAGGCTAGAAATGCCACCGTCTCCTCTAAGAGGCCGAGTTCTCTGAACTTTGGGGCTCTGTTTACTTTCAATTCAGCCATTGGAAGATCGGCCAAACCAGCAATCCTAGCCGCAATTGATGAAGTAAATTCTGATTCAAGTGTTCTCAAGGGGACTAAATTGAAGATTATTTTCCATGATACAAATTGCAGTGGATTTCTTGGAACTGTGGAAG CTTTGCAGCTGATTGAAAATGATGTAGTTGTTGCAATCGGCCCGCAATCCTCTGGAATATCTCACGTCATATCCCACGTTGTTAATGAGCTCCGTGTACCACTTTTGTCATTTGGAGCAACAGATCCCTCCCTTTCTGCTCTACAATACCCGTATTTTGTTCGCACCACACAGAGTGACTATTTTCAAATGTATGCAATTGCTGATATGGTTGAGTACTTTGGATGGAGAGAAGTAATTGCTATTTTTGTAGATGATGATTATGGCAGAAATGGGATTTCTGTTCTAGGTGATGCCTTGGCGAAGAAGCGTTCCAAGATTGCTTACAAGGCTGCCTTCTCTCCTGGGGCCCCCTTAAGCGATATCAATGACTTGTTGGTGGGAGTAAACCTCTTGGAATCTCGAGTTTATATTGTACATGTAAATCCTGACTCTGGTTTGTCAATCTTCTCTGTTGCCAAGGATCTTGGAATGATGACCAGTGGCTATGTTTGGATTGCAACAGATTGGCTTCCTACTCATTTAGATTCTCTAGTACCACCTGACCCCGACAAAATGAATCTTTTACAAGGAGTTGTTGCTGTTCGTCATCATACCCCGGATACTGATCTCAAAAAAAGTTTTGCATCTAAATGGAACAAACTAAAACATGAAGGGAGTCCAGGCTTCAATTCTTATGCTCTCTATGCATATGACTCTGTTTGGTTAGCAGCCCGTGCCCTTGATGTTTTTCTCAATGACGGAGGGACTGTATCTTTCTCTAATGACCCAAAGTTGAAAGATACAAATACAAGTGCACTGCACTTATCATCACTCCGAATATTTGATGAAGGCCAACATTACTTGCAGACAATTCTTAAGATGAACTTCACAGGTGTAAGTGGTCAGCTTCAGTTTGATCTGGATAAGAATTTAATTCATCCAGCTTATGACATTCTGAACATTGGTGGAACTGGATTTCGTAAAATTGGTTATTGGTCAAATTCTACTAGTCTTTCAACAACTGAGCCAGAGATATTATATGAGAAGTCTTTAAATACGTCTGGCAGCACTCCACATCTTTATAGTGTTATATGGCCTGGTGAAACTATAACCACACCTCGGGGATGGGTATTTCCCAACAATGGCAAGCCACTGCGTATTGCTGTGCCTGACCGAGTAAGTTACAAAGAGTTTGTGTCTAAAGACAAGAGTCCTCCTGGGGTCAGAGGATATTGTATTGATGTATTTGAAGCTGCTATAAACTTATTGCCTTATGCTGTGCCACGCACATATGTGTTGTACGGAGGTGGCAAGAGGAATCCCCAGTATAATGATCTTGTATCCCAAGTTGCTCTAAAT AACTTTGATGCAGCTGTTGGGGATGTTACAATAACTACTAATAGGACAAGAATGGTTGATTTTACACAGCCTTACATGGAGTCGGGACTAGTTGTAGTTGTTCCAGTCAAACAGGTAAAAACAGACACTTGGGCATTCCTGAAGCCATTCACTTATCAGATGTGGTTAGTCACCGGTGCATTCTTCCTTCTTGTGGGAGCCGTTGTTTGGATTCTTGAGCACAGGATTAATCACGAGTTCCGTGGTCCACCGAGGCAACAGCTCATGACTATTTTTTG GTTTAGTTTCTCAACGATGTTCTTCTCACATA GGGAGAACACAGTGAGCACTCTAGGACGGCTGGTGCTGATTATATGGTTGTTTGTGGTGTTGATTATCAATTCGAGCTATACAGCTAGTTTGACATCGATCCTCACTGTACAACAGCTGGCATCACGAATTGAAGGGATAGACAGCTTGATATCGAGTAATGATCCAATTGGAATCCAAGATGGGACATTTGCACGGAAATTTTTGGTTGATGAGCTGAACATAGCAGAGGCTAGACTTGTTACCTTAAAAACCATGGAAGACTACGGCAAAGCCCTTCAGAATGGGCCAAAACGTGGCGGAGTAGTTGCCATTGTCGATGAGCTTCCTTATATTGAGCTGTTTATGACCTCCACCAAGTGTGCATTCAGGATTGTTGGGCAGGAGTTTACAAAAAGCGGATGGGGATTT GCATTCCAAAGGGACTCTCCTCTTGCTGTTGATTTGTCAACTGCCATTCTTCAACTCTCGGAGAACGGTGACCTCCAAAAGATCCGTAATAAATGGCTTGGGAGTAGCGAGTGCTCTATGCAACCCAATGAACATGATGCAAACCGACTATCACTGACAAGCTTTTGGGGCTTGTTTCTTATATGTGGAATTGCATGCGCCATTGCTCTTGCTGTGTTTTTCTGTAGAATCTTATGTCAATACCGCAGATTTAGTCCAGAGGCCATCGAGAGGGATGTTGAGGAAATTGAACCTGCTCCCAGATCTAGTCGACGCTCACTCCGGGTAACTAGTTTCAAGGACTTGATGGATTTTGTAGATAAGAAAGAAGAAGAGATCAAGCATATGCTCAGGAGAAAGAGTAGTGATAACAAACAAGAAGCTAGCCCAAGCACTGATGGCAAGTCCCATTCACCCTCTTAA